ATGCCATATAGAAAAGCTTAATTTTACCCTTCTTTGCATAAACAATTGCTTAAATTTTAGTTAGAAAAAATAATTACTGCAAATCCCTGCACAGATTGCCGATCGAGTATAAAAAATATCTAAGTTAGTCTTGAAAAACCAGAGTAGCGATCGTTACAAGTACTCCTGCATTTATGCATATTTTCATCTATGATTTTGATGAAATTCTTACTAACATAAAGTGTTAGCTAACGATTTATTTCTCCTCAAAAACTAGAGGTTTACCATCCTCAAGAATATGTCCTAGCTGTGCTAATTTAAGCCGTAAGTCTTTTGGTAAGCCAAACATACCTGTATGACTCACAGCATCGTATGCTTTAAGTTTATCTGCTAAATTGCGATCGCCTATCCTCTGCTCGATCTCACCATGACTCAAATTAGCAGGGTCAATATTATTAGTTGCAATAATAAATCCCCACGTACAAGCAAAAGAAGGAATAAATATAGAATAACTGCGGACAACGGGAAAGACACTATGAATAGTCCGCCGAATTGTAGCGTGTTCCGTCCATTTCAAAGGTGAAAGAGAAAACCCTTGAACTACCATTACCCCCGACTCTGAGAGTCGCTGCTGACAAAGGGAATAAAACTGTTTGGTATAAAGCGCGATCGCGGGTCCCTCTTCTAAAGCATCAGTAATATCGAGGATAATGACATCAAACTGAGCTTCTTGCTGCGCCAAATATGCGCGACCATCAGTATGTAACAATTCCAATCGCGGATCGCTAAAAGCACCTTGATGCCAAGAAGGGAGTTTTTGCTGGCAAAATTCCACCAATTCCCGATCTAAATCCACCATCACCAAAGATTTGACATTGGGATGCTTCAAAACTTCTCGCGGTGTTGCACCTTCCCCACCACCAATAATTAACACTCGTTGCGGATTGGGATGAGTCATCATTGCTGGCTGTACCAACGCCTCATGATACAGATACTCATCGACCTCAGCCGATTGAATCGTATCATCCAACACCAGCACGTCACCGTAAGCTGCTGTTTTGGCAAATTCCATCGCTTGAAACTGAGTCGATTTAGCCTCCATACCTCCGACTCGCCGCAACAGGCGAATTTCCTCTGAGGTTGTCTGATCGCTCAGCCAGCTACTAAATTCTAAGCTCATATTTGATGGATTCCTGATGTCTATTTTGGTAGTGGCGCACGGCTGCGTCACTACCATTTCTACCTCACTTTCTCAGCATTAAAGGCAACTGCGAGGCTTGAACGATCGCCGGATCGAATCTTTCGTGCAATTGCTTGGACACCCATTTCGGTCGCCAGAGTGTTTCTAATACTTCACCAAAGGGTACGACATCTAAATCGCCACAGGTAAATATGTCTAAGAAACAAGCTCGGTATTCTGGATATGTGTGAATGCTGGCGTGAGACTCGGAAAGCATTAACACAACCGAAACACCGCAAGGTTCAAATTTGTGCTTGAGATGCGCCACAATGGTAGCTCCTACTGCACTAACTGCTCTGACCATATCGCGTTCGATCTGTTCTAGATCGTCCATGTCAGCTTCACAACCAGAAAAATTCAGCAGCAAATGCCGACCGTAAAAATCGAATCGCTTTTCCATAGGGCTAATCTCTTTCTTTACAAAAAATTGTTCTTCCCGAAAACGGTAGTATCACCGCCTGTTAGAGTGTTTGTTGGTTTATGCAAAATTTAGCTAGCAAACTTTAGCTATGGAAATTTTCAGCATCGCAAGATGGTCAGCTTGAGATGTTGCAAAATGTCGCTAGCGGCTTTAATCCCAGATAGGGCTGCTCCTTCCATGTAGCCTTGCCATTCATAGAAAGAATTTGTGTGTTCCCCTGCAAAAAACAGGTTGTCAACTGGCTTGCCTTCGTTACCGCAGATCGTGGTAAATTGCCCTGGCTTGTAACAGGAGTAGCTACCTTGGGCGAGGGGGTTAGCAGTCCAGTTTTCTAGATGTACGAGTAAATCGCCAGCGAGATCGCGTGTTGCTTGGGCGATCGCCCCTGGATAAACTTTTTCCAAATCTTTCAAAAATAGGTGCGCTTCTGTTTGCACGCGATTGGGATCGAGCGTCGCTCCCCTTCTACCACTAGAAAAGTCTACTAATATGGCGCGATCGCCACTTGCTCCAGTAGGGTTTGTTTCCCAAGTGGTTTGATGGTGGGACAAATTAGAGTACGATGCACCGCTACTGCCACGATCTGCCCAAGGACGACCGTTAAAACCCAGCATCATTTTGGCGTGAGTTGCTTGATCGAGTTTATGAATTGCTTCTTGCTTCCAATCTGGTAGTTCTAAGTTTGCGTCTAGTTCGACTTGACGCAGTAATGCAAAAGGAATTGCTAACACTACGGCATCGTATGCGACATCAATCGTGCGATCGCCGTTGTCGAAAGTGACTTCTATGCGGTTTGTTGAATTCTTGCGTACCCTCACCAGTCTCATCCCCAACTCAATCTGTCCTTGGAGTTCTTGGCTTAATCCTCGGACGATTTGCTCGTTACCCTCAACGATGTGATAACGCTCGTCACTAAAAATTTGAAAGGGAGAAGCTTGTGATGTTTCAATGTCTCGTACCACCAACAAAAAATTCAGACAGCTTTGATCTTCCAACTCCAGCCCATATTCTGCCATATAGGCTGCATTCATCGCAGCCTTAATTGTATCTCCTACTTGGTGTTTTTCTAGATATTCCAATAAATTGATTTTGTCAAACCGTGCGTCCGCCGACGTAAAGCAATCTACAGTTGGCATGGCGGATATTTCTTGTAAATCTCGTGTTATTTCAGCTAGAAACGCTTGATACTCCTCTAAAATCGCCGATTCAGTGTAATGCTGTCCGTTGAAATAGCAAGCAAATTCTCCTGGCTGTTGAGACACGTCTTCCAGCGTGAGTTGAAATTGTCGCGCCCAGCGCAGGATAGTTTTGTTTTGGCTGTCGATCAGTTCTCCACCCCGTTCGATGACTTGGTGAGGAAATTTCGCGGCTCCAGGGAATGTTTTACCCAGCGAATAGCAACGTCCGCCGACGCGATCGCTCGCTTCGTAAATTGTGGCAGAGATGCCTTGCTGTTTTAGTTCGTAGCCACAAGCTAAACCTGCTAATCCCGCGCCTACAATCCCAATTTTGACATCTCGCTCCCCCTGAGGCGAGACGTAAGAGCGCTCTAGCTGCATCGCTACGTTACCCAAAGCCGTTCCCGTTAGTTGGGTTTCTCTTTCCCGTACCGTGGATTGAGCAGCGCTGGCTTGCATCTGAGCTATCTGTTCGATGCCCTGACTGATGGAGAGATGATTTTTTTTGGCGTAAATTCCGATTTTTATAGCACGTTTAAGGTCTTGAAACAACAATGAACGACCCATAGATCTCTTTTAAAAGTTTGATTGAAGTTGTTTAGGTACGATCGCGCTTTGACTGGTGGCTGTAGTGGCGATCGGGAAAACACGTTTAATTTTACTGCCCTGTCAAAATTTTTTATGGTACTTAATTTAGATGAAGCGATCGCTGAAGCATCTGCTTAGCATTCTCCTGCACTCAAAAGAATAATTCCGGCAACAATCAAAGATACACCAAATAGGTTGCCATGAGAATAGCTTTCGCGAAAAAGCAAAGCTCCAACTAAAAATGCCAAAATAAATTCTAACCCAACCACGAAAAGATAGGTGACTCCTAAACTAGAGTCGTTCATGGCTATGGCTTCAATACTAGCCCCGGCAATTAAAAAGAAATAAACTAGCAAACTAGGCACGAGTTCAGATAGTCCCTTGGAAAGTTTCATATACATGCCACCCAAGGTATAAGCAAATGCGGCAACTAACACCATCATTAAATACATAAACTCGCTCCTTTAAAATTGAAATTTTACAACCAGACTTTTTTTGTTGTTTTATAGCCTAGTGAATTCAGCTATATTTATTATTTCTGCTATCAAATAAATTGACTGTTTTACATAAAATCTTCGCACTCTTATATCGCGTCAATACTCAACAACTGTCAAAAAACTTTCAGGTTTTTTTTAAGTTTTTCAAAATCCTTAAAAAATATATATTAGATTCATTATTGGAACCACAGTATTTTTACGGGCAATAGTTAAAAACAAGCTGAACTTTAAGAAAAATTTGCGAGTCGATTCAGTGAAAATGCCGATTTAACGAAATACGGAACTTCCACGGACTGCAAAAACGATTGTTCGACTAGAAATCAGCTACTAATTACGGAAAAGTCGGATGCTAAATCCGATTATCTTCATAGAGATTTAATCCTGAACCCCTTTAGTAGCGGTAGCTTCAGCAGAACGGTTTTTGAGATAGTTTTACAAGAAGAGAGTTATCTATTCCTAGTTGCTGACAGTCATAAATTTATAATTTCTTTATGTTTGCGAGGGTTGAAATCGAGTAGTGATTAACTTCGATCGGCAAGTTATTAGTTGTTCTTATTAGAGTTAAAAAATAATTTTATCGATTAGTACAGTTAATTACCTAAAATTTGCTGTACGGCTTATAACGAGAGGTGATATTGTTGCTGTCTCTAGCTATACATTAGACCTCCTGCATGAATCAAAAAATCATGGATGTCATTCTGTTGGCGAAGCCTTCCCGAAGGGTACGCAACGCAGTGTAGTGAAGAATCTCCCAGATGTTTCGCTGCGCGTGTGGATGACAATTCAAGTATTCACGCAGGAGGTCTATTTAGCATCGATTAACAATGCTGGTACAGCCTGGTAATAGTAATTACATAGTTGAAAAAGGCGATTTTAAAGCTGTAAGTCTTCAGTGTTCTGCTTTTTGTTTTCTTGCACTGACACTCAAATCTTTCTAAAGACTCACAGATATCGGTCTTAAGATAGGCGATCGCCACCTCGAAAATCTGACTGACGAGCGATGTTAGATCTCTCGTTCATCCTACAAGCTAT
This window of the Chroococcidiopsis thermalis PCC 7203 genome carries:
- the speD gene encoding adenosylmethionine decarboxylase, with protein sequence MEKRFDFYGRHLLLNFSGCEADMDDLEQIERDMVRAVSAVGATIVAHLKHKFEPCGVSVVLMLSESHASIHTYPEYRACFLDIFTCGDLDVVPFGEVLETLWRPKWVSKQLHERFDPAIVQASQLPLMLRK
- a CDS encoding flavin monoamine oxidase family protein, which codes for MGRSLLFQDLKRAIKIGIYAKKNHLSISQGIEQIAQMQASAAQSTVRERETQLTGTALGNVAMQLERSYVSPQGERDVKIGIVGAGLAGLACGYELKQQGISATIYEASDRVGGRCYSLGKTFPGAAKFPHQVIERGGELIDSQNKTILRWARQFQLTLEDVSQQPGEFACYFNGQHYTESAILEEYQAFLAEITRDLQEISAMPTVDCFTSADARFDKINLLEYLEKHQVGDTIKAAMNAAYMAEYGLELEDQSCLNFLLVVRDIETSQASPFQIFSDERYHIVEGNEQIVRGLSQELQGQIELGMRLVRVRKNSTNRIEVTFDNGDRTIDVAYDAVVLAIPFALLRQVELDANLELPDWKQEAIHKLDQATHAKMMLGFNGRPWADRGSSGASYSNLSHHQTTWETNPTGASGDRAILVDFSSGRRGATLDPNRVQTEAHLFLKDLEKVYPGAIAQATRDLAGDLLVHLENWTANPLAQGSYSCYKPGQFTTICGNEGKPVDNLFFAGEHTNSFYEWQGYMEGAALSGIKAASDILQHLKLTILRC
- a CDS encoding fused MFS/spermidine synthase → MSLEFSSWLSDQTTSEEIRLLRRVGGMEAKSTQFQAMEFAKTAAYGDVLVLDDTIQSAEVDEYLYHEALVQPAMMTHPNPQRVLIIGGGEGATPREVLKHPNVKSLVMVDLDRELVEFCQQKLPSWHQGAFSDPRLELLHTDGRAYLAQQEAQFDVIILDITDALEEGPAIALYTKQFYSLCQQRLSESGVMVVQGFSLSPLKWTEHATIRRTIHSVFPVVRSYSIFIPSFACTWGFIIATNNIDPANLSHGEIEQRIGDRNLADKLKAYDAVSHTGMFGLPKDLRLKLAQLGHILEDGKPLVFEEK
- a CDS encoding DMT family transporter; this encodes MYLMMVLVAAFAYTLGGMYMKLSKGLSELVPSLLVYFFLIAGASIEAIAMNDSSLGVTYLFVVGLEFILAFLVGALLFRESYSHGNLFGVSLIVAGIILLSAGEC